Part of the Candidatus Brocadia sinica JPN1 genome, TGAGATATCCCTTTCGATCTTTTCGACGTCTTTAACGTAACCGTGTTCGTCTAATTTTAAGGAAATTTCAGGGAGATCCAGTTCCAGAGCGCCCCGATCCAGCCGGTTTTTAAAAAGCACTCCGGCAAGGTACGCCATGTTGCGTAGCATGCTTACCGCTTCGTCAGATATGTCTATATCTGTTTCATTATTGAGGATGGCAGTAGCCTGATTATACGTCAGACGCCTGGTAACATGAATAACAGAATGTCTAATCTCCGCTTTGACAAGATACCCTTTGCGATCAAGGGTCATAAAAACACTCTTGGTGAGCCGGTCTTCTCCTTCTTTCAGGCTGCAGATATTGTTTGACAAAAATTCTGGCAACATAGGAATGACTTCACCGGGCAAATAGACACTAGTACCCCGAAAACGAGCCTCTTTGTCAACCGCCGTGTCAGGTTTTACGTAGTATGAAACATCTGCTACGTGTACCCCTAGACGCCAATCTCCATTCCCATCCTTTTCAAGGGACACTGCGTCGTCAAAATCTTTGGCATCTTCCGGGTCGATAGTAATAATGAGCTTGTTACGCAAGTCGAACCTGTCATGGATTTCTTTTTCTGAAACAGCATGAGGTACATGCTTCATCTCTTTCATCACCCTTTGGCCAAAGACGTGAGGAAGTTTGAATTGATAAATAATGGAACGGCGATCAACCCTGGGGTCTCCTTCCTTCCCCAAAACTTCTGTAACCTCTCCCTCCGGGTTGAGATGCCTTGATGGCCATACGGTGATTCGAGCGACCACTTTGTCACCGGGTTGTGCGCCCATTGAAACTTCTTCTGCAACGTAGATGTCCCTGAATAATCTGGGGTCGTCGGGGGCAACAAAGCGCAGCCGTTTTGTTTTTTCGAAGGTGCCCACCACGAGTTCATTTACGCGTTTTATCACGTTAACGATTTGTCCTGATGCGCTTCGCCTCTTTTCTTTCCATTTTCCGGGGATCTGGACTTTTGTGGGAAGTCGGACAACCACGAGGTCTCCGTGCATGGCGGAACCCATGTCTTCTTCGCTGACATAAATGTCTTCCCCGCTGCCTTCTTTGACCGGGACAACGAAGCCAAATCCCCGCGGATTGCATTCCAGGGCGCCCACCAACAAGTGCACCTTTTCCGGATCAGCATACTGTTTTTGCTTGATCTTTACAATCTCACCGGAAAACTCCAACTCCTGCAAAAGGTTACAGAACTGCCGGTATTCTGCATCACTGATCTCAAAATGCTCTGCCAGTTCAGCGGCCGTCATGGGGCTGTATTTTTTGCTGTGAATGAATCTGAGGATATCGACAGGGTTGATCATGGTAATTTTAGATTTACGATTTATGAATTACGATTTATAATTTGTTTTTGAAGTCTTTACTGCGGCAGTAAAGATAGCTACGAATTCGTTTGCTTCTTTAATTAACCCTTCTAATAATTTTTTATCCATAAGTTCTAAGTCTACGATAAATTCAAGCCAAAAAAGAGACTCGTCTGATTCTTCTTCCACAATTTTCAGTTTATTAATAAAATCTGCTTTTGATTTAGCTCTTCATACTGCTCTGTAATTAGCAGCAATAGAGGTAGATGCTTTTATAAATTGATTCGCAACTACTTCAATTCCTCTTGACCTAGGCAGCTTTTCGACTATTTTAAAAACCCTGATCGCGAAGTTTTTTGTTCTGTTTTGTAATTGAACTTTATCCATGCTCTTTTAATTAACGATCATAAATCGTAATTCATAAATCGTAAATCTAAAATATTCTGCTATTTTTTATACAGCCTCCGTTCAAACATCTTAACGTATTCAGTCCACGAGCTGGTTGTGTCTTTATGCTCGGTTATTGCCTTTGTTGCAGCATGCACCTTTGCATCCAGATTGTCCAGGTGGTGCAGGGCAATAGCCTCGGGTGTGCCTGGCTTTACCGGAGAACCCCATTCATATTCCCCGTGATGGCTTAATATGAGGTGGAAAAGGACATTGAGCAGTTCCGGGGGAAACCCATCTATTTTTTGGACCTTTTCATAGACCATAAGGACACCCGAGATGAGGTGCCCGGTAAGTTGTCCCTCATCGGTATATTGGAAACTACGTTCATAGGACAATTCCCGTGTTTTTCCGATATCATGTAAGATGACACCCGTAAGTAACAAATCTCTTTTTATTGTTGGATACTGATTTGAAAAGCTGATTGCCAACTTGGCAACGGAAAGGATATGCTCCAATAATCCCCCTAAAAAGGCATGGTGGTATTGTGTAGCAGCCGGTGCGGTGGAAAACATCTTACAAAAGGATTCATCTGCAAAAAATGCATACAGGAGTTTTGAAAGATAGGGGTCTTGAACCGTTTTGATAATCTGTTTGAGTTCATTCATCATCACAGAAATATCTTTTTCCGTGCTCGGTATGAATTCTGCCATCTGCACTTGTGCTTCTGCGATAGGGAAAATTTCGTTAATGCGGATTTGCAGGGTGTTGTTGAAGGTCTCGACGACACCTTTTATCTTTATGAACGCATCTTTATTGAAGCTGTCGCAAAGTTGGGGTGCCGCATCCCATTTCCGTGCTTCAATAGAGCCGGATTTGTCGGCCAGTTGCAGGTTGAGATACGGCTTTTTTTCCCTTGTTTCCTTGACTTCTTTTTTCAAGACAAGAAATACGTCTTCCACAACCTCACCGGTTTTTAAGCTGGATATATATTTTCTGGACATTTGTACGGATTTTACGCAAGTAATGAATCAATGTCAAGGAGTATAAGTGGTTATCCTGCATTTTTTTATTGCAATACGATGTTCAACTGATTAATATTTGGTGGAATATTTGCAATCTTTTTAAAGATACTGTTTGCTGATTCATAGCTCAGCACTGCCGCAACCAAAAGCCTCCCTCTCTTTCCCACTTTGCAAAGGGACAGAAAAAGGGTAAAAAAACTTTCCCCATAAGGGTAATACGGTAAATGCATGGGTGATTTACTAGAAAAAATTAAAACAAAGAAGGCGAAAATAGGTGTCATTGGACTCGGTTACGTAGGACTCCCCCTTGCGCTTGAATTTGTGCGAAGCGGATATTGCGTAACAGGGATCGATAAAAACAAAGAGCGTGTCGAGTCCCTTAACAAAGGCGCTTCATATGTAATCGATGTAAAAAGTGAAGATATCGCACAATTTATCGAAAAAGGTCTTTTGTGTGTAACTGACGATGTCAGTGTCTTATCAACCCTTGATGCTATGAGTATCTGTGTTCCGACACCGCTGACAAAGACAAAAGACCCCGACATGTCGTATATCATCAATGTGGGCCAGGAAGTGAAGAATTACATGCATAAGGAACAGCTCTTCATCTTGGAAAGCACCACATATCCGGGTACGACGGAGGAACTGGTATTACCGATGTTAGAGGAAGGGGGTCTAAAGGTCGGTAAAGACTTCTATCTTGCCTTTTCTCCGGAGCGTATCGATCCCGGTAACAAGCGGTATTCAGTAAAAAACATTCCCAAGGTAATCGGGGGTGTAACCCAGCAATGTACGGAATTGGCGAGTTGTTTATATGGCCATATTATTGAGACGATCATACCCGTTTCGTCTCCGAAGGTGGCAGAGATGGTAAAACTCCTTGAAAATACCTTCCGGAATGTCAATATTGCATTAGTCAACGAAATTGCCATCATGTCGGAAAGACTGAGTATCGATGTATGGGAAGTTATCGACGCTGCAAAGACAAAACCCTTTGGTTTTATGTCATTTTACCCGGGTCCCGGTCTGGGGGGACATTGTATCCCCATCGATCCACTCTATCTTTCCTGGGTTGCTAAAAAGAACGGTTTTGAATTGCGATTCATTGCACTTGCAGACCAGATAAACAGCTCTATGCCTGAATTTGTTGTGGAAAAGATTACGGATGCATTAAACGATGTAGAAAAAAGCGTAAAGGGCTCCAATATCCATATCCTGGGTGTTGCGTATAAGAAGGACGTGGATGATCTTCGGGAATCACCTGCCCTTGAAATTATGAATATCTTACGGTCAAAGGGCGCCAGGATAACATATACCGACCCTTATATTCCCGAGATTAATTACCAGAAACTCAGTATCAAGTCAAAACCCCTTTCTAAAGAGGTCTTGTCTAAGGTCGATTGTTCTGTGATCGTGACAGACCACAGCAACTTTGATTATAACCTGATTGTGTCCAACTCTAAACTGATTGTCGATACCCGCAATGCCTTAAAAGGTATTAACAAGAAACATATCGTGCGACTCTAACATGACTGACCTGCTTTTTGAAATCGGCACGGAAGAGATTCCCGCCAGCTACATTACTCCTGCACTTAACCAGATGGAAGCATTGTTTACAGAATATGCAAAAAAACACCGTTTAGAGATGCAGTCTCTTTATTGTACAGGTACGCCCAGGAGATTGACCATGTTTGTAAAGGGTCTGCCACAAAAGCAGGAAAGTGTCACGGAAGAAATCCAGGGACCTGCCGCATCAATTGCCTTTGATAAGGCTGGAAATCCCACAAAGGCAGGTCTGGGTTTTGCCAGGTCTCAGGGTGTGGATATACATAACCTCCAAACAAAAAAGACTGCTAAAGGGGAATATTGTTTTGCGATCAAAAAGGTAGAGGGGCAAGAGACTTTACATATTTTGCCCGAGATTCTTACTGAGATTCTCAAAAACATCTCATTTCCAAAGTCGATGAAATGGAAGGGGAATAATTTGTTCTTTGCCCGTCCCATACGTTCCCTCCTTGCACTCTTTGGGGATAAGGTTGTTCCTATGGAAATCAATGGGATTAAGGCAGACAGATTTGTCTCCGGGCATCCTTTCTTATCCGGCAAAAGAATTGAAGTTTCTCAGGCAGATTGGGACTTATATAAGCGGTTACTAAAGCTGGAGAAGGTTGTAGTCGATATGACTGAGCGGCGTGAGGCGCTGAGGACGAAGATAACTCAACTCATGGTACCCTATGGCACAACCATTGACGATGAAGAGTTGCTGGATGAAGTAACCAACCTGGTGGAATACCCCAATGCCATTGAATGCAATTTTGATAAAGAATTCCTGGATATCCCTGCCAATGTCATAGAAACGGCTATGAAGGAACACCAGAGATATTTCCCCATAAAGAAAAAAGATGGTAAGCTTTTCAATAAATTTATAGCGGCGCTTAACCGCGACGAAAATAATGCCGATACTGCCGTTCAGGGTAATGAACGTGTATTGAGGGCGCGACTCTCTGACGCCCGGTTTTTCTGGAAAGAGGACAGAAAAGTTCCCTTGGGAAAACGGGTGGAAGATTTAAAGAACCTTGCCTTCCTTGAAAAGTTGGGGAATTATCGTGACAGAACAGACAGGATTATTAAACTCTCCGAGTATATATCACACCGATTAATTGCTTTTAATCAGTTACCGATAGAAGCTGATGCGTTAGTGAAACGTGCTGCGCTCTTATGTAAGGCAGACCTCCTCACTCAGATGGTAGGTGAATTCCCGTCGTTACAGGGAATTATGGGAAGGGAGTATGCCGAATGGGACGGCGAAGAACCATCCGTTGCCTTAGCGATTGCCGAGCATTATATGCCCCGCTTTGCTACTGATAATATCCCCAAATCAAAGGTTGGGGCTATTGTGGGTTTGGCCGACAAGTTTGATACGATATCCAGTTGTTTTACCCTGGAATTAACCCCGACCGGTTCACAGGACCCTTATTCCTTACGACGACATGCCTATGGTATTATCCGTATTATAGAAGAGCATGGATTTGCCCTGGAATTCAGGGAAGTGCTTTCCAAGTCATTAAGCTTGCTTCCCATGTTTCCACAAAGAGAATCTCACTATTATCCGGAAATACTCAATAAGTTAATACCGGATATAAAAGAGTTTTTCAGAGACCGATTATTCCACATAAACGTTGAAAGGGGACATCGCTACGACCTGGTAAATGCCGTCTTGAATGCCGATGTTGGATTTGACGACATCTACGATTTTTTCCAAAGGTTAAAGGCCTTATCGAATGTCTCAAAAGAGGAGTGGTGGCCGGATCTGGTTACCGTTGTCGAAAGGACATTTAACATCGGTAAAAAGGCAAATAGCAGTGGATCAGTAAATGAACGCCTGTTTACTGAAGCCGAAGAACACAAATTGTTGGAGATTTTTAAAGGGAATGAGACGGCCATCCGGAAACAGGTAGATGAAAAAAAATACGAAGAAGCCTCCCATACGTACTATGAGGTCTTTGCCAAACCCGTCCATATCTTCTTTGACCGGGTATTCGTAAACGTTGAAGATGAAGCCGTTCGGAACAACCGGTTGTTGCTTATCAAGTCGATCAACGAATTATACTCCGGAAAGATAGCTGACCTTTCTCAAATGGACATGTCCGGAGAAAAATCTTAGGGGAGTTTGATTCCAAAGACATGTTACTGGTAAATTGATTATGACTTTTGTTCTGTTTTGATGATAAAATTTTCAGGTTAAATTTATCGTATAGGAATTTTCATTTTATTCAAACGAGTTTCAGGGTGGCACGGACAAACTTTGTTTGTCCGTGTTCGTGCCCAGCTTGACTGTCAAGAAATTTCAAAGTTGCGATTGTAGAGTAAGCGAACTGAAGTTCGCTCTACTCTGGAAAAGTAGCCGAAGGCCTATTTTATTATAAAACTATTCATTCTTTTAAGAGAGCGAGGTTTCGTATATGAAAAACGTAGAATTTTCTGTAGAAGGAAACATGCTTACCATAAAGATAGACCTATCGAAAGAATTCGGCCCCTCTTCGTCCGGCAAGAACATCATTGTCGCATCAACGGAAGGAAACGTCACCATCCCTAATCGCGAAGAAAAGATCGGTCTGAACGTTTACCGCAAGAAATAGGGGAAATCTCTTGTATAACATACCGTGACGATTTCATTCATTTCAATTAATTCTATCCTTTTGGGTTAATTTTAGCACAAAATTAGTACAAATTATGATACAAATTTTGTGTCTTTCGTATTTAAGTTGAAAGCTTAGGGTCAAGAAGTCCGCAATGTTGATGAATCTTGAGTAAGAAGTATTTGACGTCTCGATAACCGTATGCCATGCGCTTGAACCTCTTTATTTTGTTATTGATTCCTTCTGATATAGCGGACGTTATTTTGCAAACAAAATAGTTCAGAACATAATGCCTCTTCCGGAAAAATTTGTATCCTAGCTCTACAAATGATGCTATCCCAGACCTTATTGCTGTCCCTATCCACGCCCTCAGATTTGCATATGCTACCCTTCGATTACTTGCTACATAAAGAGAAAGAAACTGCTCCTTTAAAAGCATTGCCTTATATACCTTCTCATTGAGCGTTGAGAGTTTATCTAAAATATCCTTCTGCTTATTTGTAACCTTATTTTGCATCAATATAAACCTCTTGTTGCAATGAAGAATTCGACTCAAGTCTTCCTGGTTTTGTTGCCTGGCTTTTCTGAGTTCTTCCTTCCTTACCGCATCTACTGCCTCATTGAGATACTTCTTTACATGAAAATGATCCAATACTATCAAGGCATTCTTCAAATGCTCTTTCGTAGACGTAAGAAAACCCTTTGCTCCATCACTTGCCACTGCCTTTATCCTCTTACAACCTTCCTTGCCTATCTTACGATAAAATTTATCCAGCGTTGTCTTGCCCCGCCCATCGTGATTCCAAATCACCTTGCGCTTTTCCACATCAACAACATTGGTAACATACTTGTGCCACTTCTGCCATGCAACCTCATCCACACTCATATGACGCGGCGCCTTCACTTTCTCAATTCTCTCCAGTGATAACTCCTCTAACATCTCCTTATCTATCCGGTACACCGTCTCATCGTCTATTCCAAGAAACCATCCTGCTTCCTTATTTGTCGTTATTGAGGTCAGTCGATACACCTGTTCCACAAAACGCTTCGTAAATCTCCCCCTTATCCACTCGTGCTCCTCTACCCGAATACTCCCATCTTCAAGGCACATCGATTTCCTCTTCGGTACGTGCAAATATACCCTCCTACCACTCATCGGTAGGTCTTCTACTGTTATTCTTCCCACACTATGCACTGCCGTATTGTGCACTTTACCGCAACCTGAACATACACTCGCTCTTTCTTCCTCTTGCTCCAATAAAAACTCTATACTGCTTTCCGTGCTGGATATCATATGCGTTACTTTAAATCCTGGAATTCGTAATAATTCTGTGATAGTATCTAACCGCATCGAATTTCTCCTCGTGTAGTATGATCTTATCTCTCATAAAACCATATTACATACGGATGAAATTCGATGCTATCCTTTTACTCTCATCTTTTACCCTATCTTCCCTACTTATATTTTCCTGTCTTCAACTTTTTTACGAATGAACCTAAATTTTTTATTCAACTGTATGCTGTATTCAGTGAATAAAGCGGCAGGGATATTGAGCATGAATACTTATCCTGTTTTCTTGATATCACTCAATTTGTAATGTTAACAAGTTAGAATTGTAGTAGTGAGAATTTTATATGTCAATATTTATGTCAATTATTTCTTGACTTACGCTGCACTATTTGTCAAATTGAAGAAAACTTGTTAATAACTTTGTTAGACGAGAAGGAAGACCATGACTGAAGCACAACTGCACGAACTTGAACGGGAGTATGGGCTGTTCAAGGATGAAATCCTGGATGCGATCAACCGTCGCTTCCGAGCGAAGGTAACCCTTGAGGGTGCGGTCGCAGAAGTCCACCTTGGCAAGCATATACAGGCATTAAAGGACGCAGGCATCATCGAGCGCTTCGAGGTTCACGACCAAGACGGATACCCAGACTACTCACTCTGGCTGCCTGGGTGGACCGATGCTCTCCGGGTAGAGTGCAAGAATGTCCGGGATTCCGAGGAGGCCTACCGTCAGGGCGGTGAAGTCACAGCCTACAAGGTCGAAACACAGAAGACACGCGCGTCGAAGGGTGACAGGAGCAGTCGTTTCTACGGGTACGACCAGTTCGAGATACTTGCCGTCTGCATGGGCAAGAAGACCCATGATTGGCACCAGTTCATGTTCATTCAAAGCAAGCACCTGGCTCGCCACTCGAAGCACAAAAACAAGATGGCCGTCATGCACCCTGTCCCCCTTCCGGGAGGCGACGTCCGCCCCCCATGGTATCCCGATCTTGGTTCGCTCTTGGAGGGATTAGCGCGATGAAACCCGCTTACTCCACGGTTTACGGCAACGCCTACTGCGCAGATTCGCTGGCGCTGATGCGGGATATGCCGCCGAACTCCATCGACTTGGTGATCACTTCTCCACCCTATGCGCTACATTTCAAGAAGGAATACGGCAACGCTGACCAAGCGAACTACATCAACTGGTTCTCTCCCTTCGCTGAAGAGATCAGACGGGTACTCAAACCAACGGGCAGTTTCGTTCTGAACATCGGGGGAACGTGGACGCCCGGAAACCCCACTCGGTCTTTATACCACTTCCGACTTCTCCTCCATTTGTGTGACGAAATTGACTTCTCGCTCTGCCAGGAGTTCTTCTGGTACAACCCGGCGAAGATGCCGGCACCCGCCGAATGGGTGAACGTGCGTCGGATACGGGTGAAGGACAGTGTCGAGTACATCTATTGGCTGGGTAAGACGCCCAATCCTAAAGCCAACAACAGACGAGTGCTGCAAGCGTACAGCAAGGACATGCTGAGACTGATAGACCGAGGGGTGAAAGCCACTACTCGGCCTTCCGGACACAACATCAAGGAGTCTTTCGCCCAAGACAAGGGCGGATCGATTCCCGGCAACCTGATCGCCTGCGGCAACAACGAGAGCAACAGCAACTACCTTGCCCTGCTGAAAGAACACGGACGGAGGATTCACCCGGCTAGGTTCCCTGCTGAGTTGCCTAGGTTCTTCATCAACTTCCTGACGGACCCGGACGACCTTGTACTCGATCCGTTCGCTGGGTCCAACACGACAGGATTCGTCGCCGAGTCCATGAAGCGTCGCTGGATTTCGGTCGATGTGTGCCCCGAGTACGTCGAGGATTCGCGGCTGCGATTTGCGGTCACAGAAGTCTCCCCGCAAGCCGCGTACGGCAAACCGGCCGCGAAGCCGGTTCAGGCACAGTTGCCCTTGTTTCTGAAGATCAAGGCGGTCTAACGAGTTGGTAGGCCGACCCTCGTACCTCGGGCGGCACATCATAGCGTTATGCAAATTGAAGAAATCGGAGAGTAAATTGAAAGGAAAGTATATCGCACCAAGTCTGGAAGCTGACGCTTTCAATTGTGTTAACTGCCATGTATATACAAAGCAACATTGGTATTACATGCAAGGTTCAACGCAGCCAGATGGTTTCGGAGGACAAAAGCAAGATGAGCGCTTTATGGTTTCATATTGCGAACACTGTGGCTTTCCAACCATATGGCATGGTGAATCAATTATTTTTCCCCTCAATATGTCAGCAGAGCCTCCAAACCAAGATTTACCCGAAGAGATAGTTGAAGATTATGAAGAAGCAAGAGCGATAGTGAATTTATCTCCAAGAGGTGCGGCTGCATTATTGAGATTAGCTATTCAAAA contains:
- a CDS encoding 3'-5' exoribonuclease YhaM family protein, whose protein sequence is MSRKYISSLKTGEVVEDVFLVLKKEVKETREKKPYLNLQLADKSGSIEARKWDAAPQLCDSFNKDAFIKIKGVVETFNNTLQIRINEIFPIAEAQVQMAEFIPSTEKDISVMMNELKQIIKTVQDPYLSKLLYAFFADESFCKMFSTAPAATQYHHAFLGGLLEHILSVAKLAISFSNQYPTIKRDLLLTGVILHDIGKTRELSYERSFQYTDEGQLTGHLISGVLMVYEKVQKIDGFPPELLNVLFHLILSHHGEYEWGSPVKPGTPEAIALHHLDNLDAKVHAATKAITEHKDTTSSWTEYVKMFERRLYKK
- the glyS gene encoding glycine--tRNA ligase subunit beta — translated: MTDLLFEIGTEEIPASYITPALNQMEALFTEYAKKHRLEMQSLYCTGTPRRLTMFVKGLPQKQESVTEEIQGPAASIAFDKAGNPTKAGLGFARSQGVDIHNLQTKKTAKGEYCFAIKKVEGQETLHILPEILTEILKNISFPKSMKWKGNNLFFARPIRSLLALFGDKVVPMEINGIKADRFVSGHPFLSGKRIEVSQADWDLYKRLLKLEKVVVDMTERREALRTKITQLMVPYGTTIDDEELLDEVTNLVEYPNAIECNFDKEFLDIPANVIETAMKEHQRYFPIKKKDGKLFNKFIAALNRDENNADTAVQGNERVLRARLSDARFFWKEDRKVPLGKRVEDLKNLAFLEKLGNYRDRTDRIIKLSEYISHRLIAFNQLPIEADALVKRAALLCKADLLTQMVGEFPSLQGIMGREYAEWDGEEPSVALAIAEHYMPRFATDNIPKSKVGAIVGLADKFDTISSCFTLELTPTGSQDPYSLRRHAYGIIRIIEEHGFALEFREVLSKSLSLLPMFPQRESHYYPEILNKLIPDIKEFFRDRLFHINVERGHRYDLVNAVLNADVGFDDIYDFFQRLKALSNVSKEEWWPDLVTVVERTFNIGKKANSSGSVNERLFTEAEEHKLLEIFKGNETAIRKQVDEKKYEEASHTYYEVFAKPVHIFFDRVFVNVEDEAVRNNRLLLIKSINELYSGKIADLSQMDMSGEKS
- a CDS encoding DNA-methyltransferase, which produces MKPAYSTVYGNAYCADSLALMRDMPPNSIDLVITSPPYALHFKKEYGNADQANYINWFSPFAEEIRRVLKPTGSFVLNIGGTWTPGNPTRSLYHFRLLLHLCDEIDFSLCQEFFWYNPAKMPAPAEWVNVRRIRVKDSVEYIYWLGKTPNPKANNRRVLQAYSKDMLRLIDRGVKATTRPSGHNIKESFAQDKGGSIPGNLIACGNNESNSNYLALLKEHGRRIHPARFPAELPRFFINFLTDPDDLVLDPFAGSNTTGFVAESMKRRWISVDVCPEYVEDSRLRFAVTEVSPQAAYGKPAAKPVQAQLPLFLKIKAV
- a CDS encoding ISL3 family transposase is translated as MRLDTITELLRIPGFKVTHMISSTESSIEFLLEQEEERASVCSGCGKVHNTAVHSVGRITVEDLPMSGRRVYLHVPKRKSMCLEDGSIRVEEHEWIRGRFTKRFVEQVYRLTSITTNKEAGWFLGIDDETVYRIDKEMLEELSLERIEKVKAPRHMSVDEVAWQKWHKYVTNVVDVEKRKVIWNHDGRGKTTLDKFYRKIGKEGCKRIKAVASDGAKGFLTSTKEHLKNALIVLDHFHVKKYLNEAVDAVRKEELRKARQQNQEDLSRILHCNKRFILMQNKVTNKQKDILDKLSTLNEKVYKAMLLKEQFLSLYVASNRRVAYANLRAWIGTAIRSGIASFVELGYKFFRKRHYVLNYFVCKITSAISEGINNKIKRFKRMAYGYRDVKYFLLKIHQHCGLLDPKLST
- a CDS encoding DUF4145 domain-containing protein, whose protein sequence is MKGKYIAPSLEADAFNCVNCHVYTKQHWYYMQGSTQPDGFGGQKQDERFMVSYCEHCGFPTIWHGESIIFPLNMSAEPPNQDLPEEIVEDYEEARAIVNLSPRGAAALLRLAIQKLCAHLGQPGKNINSDIKALVAAGLPPKVQEALDSVRVIGNEAVHPGTIDLKDNRDTANQLFRLVNFIAQKMLTEPREIDEIYNGLPADKLRGIEERDK
- the rnr gene encoding ribonuclease R encodes the protein MINPVDILRFIHSKKYSPMTAAELAEHFEISDAEYRQFCNLLQELEFSGEIVKIKQKQYADPEKVHLLVGALECNPRGFGFVVPVKEGSGEDIYVSEEDMGSAMHGDLVVVRLPTKVQIPGKWKEKRRSASGQIVNVIKRVNELVVGTFEKTKRLRFVAPDDPRLFRDIYVAEEVSMGAQPGDKVVARITVWPSRHLNPEGEVTEVLGKEGDPRVDRRSIIYQFKLPHVFGQRVMKEMKHVPHAVSEKEIHDRFDLRNKLIITIDPEDAKDFDDAVSLEKDGNGDWRLGVHVADVSYYVKPDTAVDKEARFRGTSVYLPGEVIPMLPEFLSNNICSLKEGEDRLTKSVFMTLDRKGYLVKAEIRHSVIHVTRRLTYNQATAILNNETDIDISDEAVSMLRNMAYLAGVLFKNRLDRGALELDLPEISLKLDEHGYVKDVEKIERDISHKLIEEFMLLANEMVATFMYEKKMPLLCRIHPEPEEDDMREFAEFIRGLEHTRIDPFKSRHLQSLLDKLRGRPEAYTVNLVLLKSMKQAVYSAGEGRHFALALDHYTHFTSPIRRYPDLLVHRILDQYFSGELSSPSVHDTWMNCLLDWAGHCSMTERRADEVEREITKLKLLRHLEHEVGKIFDGVITGVQEFGFFVQLNRYLLEGLVHIRTLSDDIYQVDKKTMALVGARRRKMYRIGEVVRVKIYKIDFLKREIDFIHCGNYEERAKHGKGRKIAEDARE
- a CDS encoding nucleotide sugar dehydrogenase produces the protein MGDLLEKIKTKKAKIGVIGLGYVGLPLALEFVRSGYCVTGIDKNKERVESLNKGASYVIDVKSEDIAQFIEKGLLCVTDDVSVLSTLDAMSICVPTPLTKTKDPDMSYIINVGQEVKNYMHKEQLFILESTTYPGTTEELVLPMLEEGGLKVGKDFYLAFSPERIDPGNKRYSVKNIPKVIGGVTQQCTELASCLYGHIIETIIPVSSPKVAEMVKLLENTFRNVNIALVNEIAIMSERLSIDVWEVIDAAKTKPFGFMSFYPGPGLGGHCIPIDPLYLSWVAKKNGFELRFIALADQINSSMPEFVVEKITDALNDVEKSVKGSNIHILGVAYKKDVDDLRESPALEIMNILRSKGARITYTDPYIPEINYQKLSIKSKPLSKEVLSKVDCSVIVTDHSNFDYNLIVSNSKLIVDTRNALKGINKKHIVRL